In Miscanthus floridulus cultivar M001 chromosome 5, ASM1932011v1, whole genome shotgun sequence, one genomic interval encodes:
- the LOC136454495 gene encoding uncharacterized protein: MSEDYRHNNQSTFMVEQMVLMDIQKLLQSMQKDIKMYPLPDIDNTYDASHDIPREIFEEASIEANEDDVALSDTLNEEQRAAYDEIMSSVDTEDGGLFFVDGPGRTEKTYLYRAVLATIHSHKKIAVAIATSGVAASIMPGGRTAHSCFKILLTIDNGAFCTFTKQSGTAKLL, encoded by the coding sequence ATGTCAGAGGACTACAGGCATAATAATCAATCCACCTTCAtggtggagcagatggtcctcatGGATATTCAAAAATTGCTACAATCAATGCAAAAGGATATAAAGATGTATCCACTTCCTGATATCGACAACACATATGATGCCTCTCATGATATTCCTAGAGAGATTTTTGAGGAGGCTAGCATTGAGGCTAACGAGGATGATGTGGCTCTGTCAGACACCCTTAACGAGGAGCAACGGGCTGCATACGATGAGATCATGTCCTCGGTTGATACCGAGGATGGGGGTCTCTTCTTTGTGGATGGTCCTGGCAGGACCGAAAAGACTTATCTGTACAGAGCAGTTCTCGCTACTATACATAGTCATAAAAAGATTGCTGTGGCGATAGCTACATCTGGTGTCGCAGCCTCAATAATGCctggtggtagaaccgcccactcGTGCTTTAAGATTCTCCTCACTATTGATAATGGGGCTTTTTGCACATTCACAAAACAGAGTGGTACTGCCAAGCTGCTTTGA